The Centropristis striata isolate RG_2023a ecotype Rhode Island chromosome 1, C.striata_1.0, whole genome shotgun sequence nucleotide sequence TCTTACCTCCGGCCTTGCTGGGAGCCTCCCTCCTCATCCTTTTTTTGCCctacacataaaacaaacatatcaGACTTTCCATCTATCTTTGAGTTGATAAAACCTTTACTCATCACTGACTGTGTAGTGATGTAAATGTTTGTAATAAAGGTTTTATTACATAGTTCTCTCTGACGGACCAGTCGGGGTATCGCTCGGCGTGGAGTTGTCTTTCTTTTGCAGCCTGTTCGTtatatttcttcttctgctcttctGTCAGAGACCTCCACTGtggacacacaacaacacactgttagtacacacacacacacacacacacacacacacacacacacacaaacacacaactacTGGCAGCtagtgcacaaacacaaacacaagcataAAAACAACCAACACAGTGCTCAAAGTATTTCGTTTGTTTTCTGGTCATGGAAccataaatgaaaaacacaaacactttgtTTACGTACAGAGTAAACACTCGTACCTTTTCCCCCAGGACTTTATTAGTGATGGCGGTCCCTTTCCCTTCGTCCTCCACAGCTGATCTCTGCTCCTTTAGGAAGAGCATGAAGGCGTTAGGAGGCCTCTTCACGTACGgacgctcctcctcctgctggctCTCACGCTTTGTCTTCctgtaaaacataaaagattTTAGCAAGAAATgatatttattcaatttaaaactcattattgttaaaaaaatattcacataagcAGATAAAAGACATCTAAGAGTGTGATTAGTAGGGATGcaccatattggattttttgccgatatccgATATGCCGATTTTTTACTACTAATTTTTACCAATACTGATATATTTTTCccgcacaactaatacccaacaatcagggcaaatttggccaatttcccaattgacataatCAGTAAACaaaacctgtgttcactgggaacatgtggaaagtgcaactgtacagcaattaaacccaaatcgaataaaactacatgaaccttacagactgctgcttaaattcaaatttaacttaaatcAGGAGCCGATATGTGACGACACGGTGCCGATATCTGCAccgtgcaaacaaaatcacaaaaagtacaagaaatataagcagcttcagtccctaatcagaacataaataaataggtgttctcagactacactgcacaattctcTGAGCTCCAAACAGAGAGGTGAAGTGCAcctcattattatatattattatttaatcactttattatatcgGCGTGTTGGCCAGTGTCCGATGCTTCATTTGCAAGCCAATATCAGCCGATACCAATAACGTACCgacaatatcgtgcatccccaGTGATGAGGAGTCTGGCCTGATCATTAGacgtcaaataaataaaataaaagtgcatTTAGATCAGAACTGTGTGAAGAATCTTACTTTGATTCAGAGAAGCTGagtggaggagctgcagagacACGAGGAGGAGAGAAATCTGTCACCTCGTACACCATCTCTCCAttcctgcacacacagacacacattaacatcaacacattaacatgaacacattaacatcaacacattaacatgaacaCATTAACATCAACACATTAACATCAACACATTAACATCaacacattaacatgaacacattaacatgaacacattaacattaacacattaacattaacacattaacatcaACACATTAACATCAACACATTAACATCaacacattaacatgaacacattaacattaacacattaacatcaacacattaacatgaacacattaacattaacacattaacaacaGACACATCATCACTGTGAGATGATACAGGCACAAACTGTATGAACTTGAGTGTTTGTTACATtcatacagtggtggaagaagtattcagatcccgtacttaagtaaaagtactaatacaacactatcaaattactccactacaagtaaaagtcctgcattcaaaacttactgaagtaaaagtacaaaagtatcagcgtcaaaatgtacttaaagtatcaaaagtaaaagtactcgttatgcagaatggacccactcagattgttttatatattataaatatattattacattatttgtattgatgattttatgtaagcagggttttaattttgtaaagatatggctcatttaagtacttaatatactgttataagatttgataaaataaaaaaagtctaatcaccttaaattgatcatatgttttatgttgaatctcgacctgaaaagtaactaaagctgtcagataaatgtagtggagtaaaaagtacaatatttgcctcaaaatgtagtggagtagaagtataaagttacataaaatggaaatactcaagtaaagtacaagtacctcaaaattgtacttaggtacagtacttgagtaaatgtacttagttactttccaccactgcattcaTGTGTTACTTACTGCATCCCAACACAGCGCAGGCCCTGGCCTCGTTTCAGCGTCACCACCGGTGCCTTGTTaacctggagacacacacacacacacacacacacacacacacacacacacacacacacacgtgatgaGACAAGCTGCAGTGGTGACATCCGGCCACCAGGTGTCAGTGTTTCActtcttttaaatttaaataacaaCTGAAATCTGTGGAGTAAAATCACATCCAGACAAGCTgcaacactgcaaaaatatataataatgttttcatgctaaactatatctatatatataaactatatatagTCATGtggaggagagtgtgtgtggtaAACCAGCTCTTACTGtctgctgaggaggaggaggaggaggaagactgGCTGGTGCTGT carries:
- the LOC131960599 gene encoding transcription factor 7-like 1, whose protein sequence is MGADPLMLEQQGPVMAAPSMHQSHSMQPAHLQGQTAAYSQGQYRPYHCPVHNVLTAPASLPPPPPPQTYRPYHCPVHNVLTAPASLPPPPPPQQTVNKAPVVTLKRGQGLRCVGMQNGEMVYEVTDFSPPRVSAAPPLSFSESKKTKRESQQEEERPYVKRPPNAFMLFLKEQRSAVEDEGKGTAITNKVLGEKWRSLTEEQKKKYNEQAAKERQLHAERYPDWSVRENYGKKRMRREAPSKAGGKTILVCHSVFLCER